TTTATACTTGATAATATTTTCAGGATAAAGCACAGCGGTTATGCTGTTCAGATCTTTACCCAGATGTCATTACTTACACTACACTATTGAAGGTGAGTTAGTCTTGTATTTATTTAGgtataaacaattaaataaatgagCACTTTATGTTTCAAACTTTTAAATGTTGAAGGTTTTGTTAAATATGAGAATGTTTATATTGCAAAGTTCCCTATGAGATGGATGGAAAGCAGTTAATAGTCTACATCTTAATCAGTAAACCTTATTGTTTTTCTGAGGCCTTCCTCTTTTTTCTTGTGAATCCACTTGAAATAAGTATATTGCACACATATGACCAAAAAGTTAATGAAAGAATTTCCCCTTTTACTTTATATCTATGTAGGGTTTTGGTCATGCTAAGGATCTCCATTCAGTTCAGAAGATTGTGTTGGAGATGAAATCTTGTCATGATTTGTTTATTGATCGTACTGCATTTACTGCAATGGTTGATGCCATGCTAAATTGTGGTTCAATCAAAGGTATGTTGTTGATATTGTTTCTGAATGTGCAATTGGTCATGATTGTATCTAATAATGTTTAGGATCAGACCTAAAATTTTACATCTTATACTGATTACATTTGCATGAAACATGCGTTAAGTATCCAGAGTGAATGCAACTCCAATGCAAATTTAAATTTCTGTATCCCGATATTTTGACTATAACTTTTATTAAGGTTGCAGTCAGAACCATGGAAGCAATATATGCACTAAATTTCTAATGTTTGAGTAAAGCTTCTGCATTTACATGCTGAAGCTCATATAAAACTATTTTGCAGATGAGGCATACCTGACTAATAACTTGTGAATGttaatttataaacaaaaacCCAGGTGCTCTTTGCATATTTGGAGAAATATTAAAGCAGGCTGGTGCAAATGTGGACTTGAGGCCAAAGCCTCATCTTTATCTCTCCATGATGCGTGCTTTTGCTGATCGGGGGGACTACAATATGGTTAAAAATCTGCATGAGCGTTTGTGGCCAGATTCTGCTGGAACCATCTCGCTGGCTGCTCAACAAGAAGCTGATCATCTTCTTATGGAGTCTGCTTTAAATAATGGACAGGTACTTGGTTCATCTACACATGATAATAGGCATTGCGATGCATGGCTCAAAAACTTATTAGGAGTAATTATCTCTCATCTGCATGTAGCACATGAACTAACACAGTAAGACAATGTCTCTCCTTACAACTTCACTAAACTACTTTCTTAGGTTTTGTTTCTACACTCTAGGCTGTCCCATATAAAGAATAAAGAGAATTCTAAAGCTTGGAAGTATTAACTTCTAATATTTTCCCCTTTTCTGTCAGATTGATGCCGCTGTGGAAAatcttacaaaaattattaacAGATGGAAGTGTATATCATGGACGAGTCGTGGAGGCATGGTATGGATTTAATTCTTACTTTTGATGATTGCACAGATACACTAAGGACAACAGAAGATACAGCAGCTTAGGATTATCTGACCCATTGAAGATATAAGATATTTGAAATGGATGACAATATGTTGAAATACCCTAGTTCCCATTTGAACAAAGAATTATGCTCTTCCCATTCTCATGTTTATTTAGTTTGATGGGGTTAATCTGGACTTCATCTAATGTAATTTGATGTTGCCTTCAAAAGTTCTTATATCTTTGATGACTGATCCtttaccttgaaacaattttttcccttaaaagatgTTAGTTATGCTGTTTGTCTAACATGTTCATCTCCAATTTACTTCTTCTATGCAGGTGGCTTTGCGTATAGAGGTTCTTCTGGGATTTAACAAATCTATGCTCAGTCCTTACTTACTTCCTCAGGTACATGGTCTCTTCCAGTCCATTTTGAGCTGTAGAAAGAGAAAGCTTCAAGTTCTATTAGGGGTGATTTGCATATATAAGTGTGAGACAATTTTTGGCTAATATAATTGCAACTGGTTTGGTGGAGCTAACTGGATGGTGACTGCAACTGGCAGTTTCAATGTGCCAAGTCCTCATAAACTGTATTTCTTTTACGTTGAATGACAAGATTTCCAATGTCCAGGTGTTGCCAGGTAATCCCATTGAGCGCATCATGTTGCCATTGGAAACAGTTAGGCCACTCTCTGGCTCTTTGGAGTTGAAGAAAGTAGTAATGCGCTTATATAGAGAGCCAGTTGTGCCTATTATAGATGACTGGGGCAGCTGCATTGGGCTGTTACACCGCGAGGATTGTTGTGAGGTACTTCCATGCATGCTGCTATCTAATGAAAACATCATTGGTATTTTTAACCCCATTTGATGACTTTCTTGATTTTGTTTGATTATTCATCTTGCTGCATTGTCATGCATGATTACAAATATATGAAACATCTTTCTGTCTAGTACTTATGTTGGGGTGATGACTGATGAACCGCATGAAATTTATGATTGGCTTAATTCATCTGAAACTTCTGTTGATCGTGAGCTGATTCAATCCTTCGTGATCCTGTGCAGATGAATGCCCCACTTTCAACAATGATGAGAAGTCCAGCTCCTTGTGTTACAACGACTACTAGTATTGGTCATGTAGTTGATCTAGTTTTGAAAAAGAAGTATAAAATGGTTATTGTTGTAAAACACAGCAACTTGAATGGTACCACACATGGGTCTAGGGCAGTCGGTGTTTTTACAGCTGAACAATTACATAACCTTGTGGCGCCTGTGCCAGAGGGGTTGAAACAAAAACACACTGTTCGTAGAAGTTTAACAATGTTTTGATGATGCCTTTTATTGTCATTCCACTTTTTTCTGTAAATAAAGTTTTGGCAAATATGAGTAGCTAAGCTGAGATCACCTTAATCCATGTAAAAGTTTTGGCTAATTGAACAGGAATCCTTTTCACCGTGTAATTGGACTGTTCCACCAAACTGCCTAATGTGAAATGTATCTATTATGTACGACTTAAAGTGTGTCGTGCTTATTAAGCTTTGGCAAGTTTGGGTTGTAATTATCGTCATTTACTACATTGACCAATAAAGCCTAGCCCTTTAGATCATACATTAAATTCTTTCCAAGTTCTTGCTACTTTGTGTTGTTTACAAGAACCaagagaattaagggaaaaattagaagaagaaaattgtaaataaaataaacaacaatCTCATTTCTCCACGTGATGTAGAtgtagatgatgatgatgatgagaaaTGTATAAGCTATGGTATACAAAGTGTTCACGCATGTGAGTGAAACTCAGGGAATCGTTAAGATAATTTATATGACTACCGATTTTTGGACGAAAATGACTTCATTTGGCGTTAGTAGTTTCTTTATCTATGACATTCTCAAATGCACCAACTAGTGCTCTCACCTTGTTCCTCCTCTTTTCAGCTACTAGCTTACTGGCTGTCTCCTCGATCACATCATTGTACGGTGTTGCAGGTTCCTTCTTCCCTTGCACTTGGCTTTTGGCGACAACATTTGCTACCTCCGTCCCCGCCTTTTGCTCTGCCTCTGCCTTTGGCTCTGTCTTTTTCTCTGTCTCTGTCTCTGTCTTTTTCTCTGCCTCTGTATCTGTCTTTTGTTCTACCTCTGTCTCTGTCTTTTGCTGTGCCTCCGTCTCTGCCTTTTGGTCTGCCTCTGGCTCTGCCTCTATCTCTGCCTTTTGCTCTTTCTCTGGCTCTGCGTCTAATTCTTTAACCATTTTTTCTTTAATGGATTCAAGGCCCTGCGGCTGGTTACCTTCATCAGCATCCTCCTGCCTGCTTTCTGGCTgcttttcttcttgttcttcttcagtttctttaGTATCAGCAACAACCTCGTTAGTTgcattttcttctccatgttcaGTTTTGGTTTTCACCTTCTGATCCTCAAGAGGAGTCTTTTCCTGCTGGGGATCTGCACCAGCAATGATCTCCTCTTGGCTGTGATTTTCCTTATCCCCACAATCATGTTGAGTATGATCAGGTTTTCCTTCCTCAACATTATCTTCCACCTTTTCAGGCTCAGGCTCATGCTCAGACGGACTATGAGGCTCGGGCTCGGGCTCGGGCTCGGGCTCTGTCTCGGTCTCATTATGTTCTTGCGAAACTGCATTAGAAAAATCTGCCGTATCTTGTCCTCCTTCATCGGCATCACTTGTGACTTGAGTAGTAGTATCTACATCCAAGGCATCCGCATTGGCAGTCTCTTCAGCTTTTGGTAAATTGATATCATACATCTCATCCTCATCATCTTTCACAACCTCCTCAGGCTCAACTTGATGGTCCaaattttccttattttcatGCTTGGTTTCGGGAGACTGAGCTTCCTTTC
The genomic region above belongs to Gossypium hirsutum isolate 1008001.06 chromosome D05, Gossypium_hirsutum_v2.1, whole genome shotgun sequence and contains:
- the LOC107906776 gene encoding uncharacterized protein DDB_G0286299, translated to MATTRRETSAPVKEKRGTSPLNSKPSPRKATSSSSTASDSTEKQLPNYLKPTKSSRTDAALKNLKKPGAEDPSQCPSVMRRRSFDRPPSAARAHKALISPVRQKSASTSTSPSFSSKSATAPKAPLERVAKKAIAAAKPHTQTLSSSRRAPTTTTSATTRTSRSKRGASTPPPTSMKPPSSPDRKEAQSPETKHENKENLDHQVEPEEVVKDDEDEMYDINLPKAEETANADALDVDTTTQVTSDADEGGQDTADFSNAVSQEHNETETEPEPEPEPEPHSPSEHEPEPEKVEDNVEEGKPDHTQHDCGDKENHSQEEIIAGADPQQEKTPLEDQKVKTKTEHGEENATNEVVADTKETEEEQEEKQPESRQEDADEGNQPQGLESIKEKMVKELDAEPEKEQKAEIEAEPEADQKAETEAQQKTETEVEQKTDTEAEKKTETETEKKTEPKAEAEQKAGTEVANVVAKSQVQGKKEPATPYNDVIEETASKLVAEKRRNKVRALVGAFENVIDKETTNAK
- the LOC107906775 gene encoding pentatricopeptide repeat-containing protein At5g10690, producing the protein MPHLHAIFPLPSNSKPFQHSNIFSSSSSSFSSSAPIRRRLPRTFSPSKHPNLKRLTSRIVQLTRRRQLHQILEETENAKREYGKLNTIVMNAVMEACVHCGDVDLALNIFHQMTQPHSCGVDTVTYATLLKGLGRARRIDDAFQLLESVEKGTAAGKPKLSTQLIYALLHALIEAGDLRRANGLLARFGFLLREGGSSSILTYNLLMKGYINTGCPQAAINLHEEIQLLGLEPDRLTYNTLIFACVKAENLEAAMRFFKEMKDKAQRLCCSDLYPDVITYTTLLKGFGHAKDLHSVQKIVLEMKSCHDLFIDRTAFTAMVDAMLNCGSIKGALCIFGEILKQAGANVDLRPKPHLYLSMMRAFADRGDYNMVKNLHERLWPDSAGTISLAAQQEADHLLMESALNNGQIDAAVENLTKIINRWKCISWTSRGGMVALRIEVLLGFNKSMLSPYLLPQVLPGNPIERIMLPLETVRPLSGSLELKKVVMRLYREPVVPIIDDWGSCIGLLHREDCCEMNAPLSTMMRSPAPCVTTTTSIGHVVDLVLKKKYKMVIVVKHSNLNGTTHGSRAVGVFTAEQLHNLVAPVPEGLKQKHTVRRSLTMF